TACCTTAACATTAACTACTTATAAGTTATGAGTCATCACTAGTCTTTAAGAAATGGATTTAactatttcaaattttcaaatggaTGATGTTCTCTACAAAAGATACTAAACAAAACCAGAACATGCGATTTGAACAATATTACGTTGGACCTTCGAAAATCTTGTCTTCATGATCTGTACAAATTTGTACTTATCGGAAGTTTTGAACTCGGCGTTTgacataaaaacaattttttttacaaaaagactACTAATCACATGACCAGAACATATATACTGTTAAACATCTGACTTTATTACAAAACAATCAATATAAAAAGACAAACtaagaaaattatgtaaaaagaaacacaaaacaataaaagaaagacCCTATATACAAATCTAACGCAAGCTAATTAATGATtaaccaacacaaaaaaaagtatctctaatataaatattatccaTTACTTCACCCTTCACTCTCcgacacacacacaacaacaacaacacaacaatggAGCTAGTTACAAGCTTGACCAGCTGGTTAACTCCGACcactctcttcctcctcctcaattTCACAATCGGCACCATCTTCATCGCCAACCGTTTCAGCCCTTCCGGTTCAAGAAAACACAACCCGCATCAAGACGGTTTCCGGTCGGGTCATGACCAAGGCCAGGCACGGTTCGGCAGACCTCCTTCGCTCATAGACAGAGTCAAGTCCATCAACTTCAGTCTCTACAATTCTCCTTCGCCTGAATCCGAGATCCACTTCTCCGGGTCGGATCATAACCCGAACCCACCTCCTTCTCTCTTGCAACGGGTCAGATCCTTCAACATGCCTTCCTTCAAGTTCCCACAACACAATTCCGAAGGAGACTACGCTGCTTACGATCTCATGACCCGACGCGAAGAGATTAACCGGGTCGACGACCCGATCGATAAGATACCGGAGAATGACGTCATGAACGAACCTAGACTCGGACCTCCATCACTCTTGCAGCGGGTAAAATCCATAAAGCTTCCTTCTTTGTACAGATCCGAGCCAGATCCGACCCCCGAAGAGACAACGCCGACGAGGACGAAGTCGGAGTCGAGCAAaccggtgaagaagaagaagaagaaagctacgGCGAAGAAGATGACGAAATCGGCTAGCGAGAGATACATCGGACGGGAAGAAGAGACGGTTGAGGCCGTGGAGAAGAGACGACCGGAGACAATGAGAGCTGAGAGACCGACGCCGATGGTCGacggaagaggaggaggaggagaagaaggtgtCGACGATAAAGCTTCAAACTTCATCAACAAGTTCAAGCAGCAGCTTAAGCTACAGAGGCTAGATTCGTTTCTAAGGTACAGAGAGATGCTCAAGAacgagtaaaaaaagaaaaagctttaaATTACGTTTTTGTCCTTCGTCGGAATCTGTTTTTAGAACCTGGTGGTAAATACGCTTGAATCTGAAGGGCTTTTAGGTCATTTCGACACATAtctgttttagttttgtttgctAGATTTGGTGATGACTGGTTATGACAAAACTAGTTTGTGTCGTGTGCGTAATTGCTGGATCTGGACATCTGAGTTCCACTTAAGCTTTTGTCATTTTTGTACTCGATGGTAAAACTAGTCTTATGCTGTTTTTTATTACGTGGAAAAATTATTctaattattactattattttctttatgcATCGATTGTTGCGACTGAAGAAGAACAATCATCGATTTACTTTAATTCCCTCGTCACGTATTCTAATAATTACTTATATCTTATTGTTTCTTTACTATCATGAATtgtttatttaagaaaattattgttAATGATCAACTGAGGATTCATTTTGGGTACGGAGTTGTTATCAGCCTACTATTTATTCAACTACTAATGACAAAGACGGTTCTAATTACATG
The sequence above is a segment of the Camelina sativa cultivar DH55 chromosome 10, Cs, whole genome shotgun sequence genome. Coding sequences within it:
- the LOC104717638 gene encoding uncharacterized protein LOC104717638, with the protein product MELVTSLTSWLTPTTLFLLLNFTIGTIFIANRFSPSGSRKHNPHQDGFRSGHDQGQARFGRPPSLIDRVKSINFSLYNSPSPESEIHFSGSDHNPNPPPSLLQRVRSFNMPSFKFPQHNSEGDYAAYDLMTRREEINRVDDPIDKIPENDVMNEPRLGPPSLLQRVKSIKLPSLYRSEPDPTPEETTPTRTKSESSKPVKKKKKKATAKKMTKSASERYIGREEETVEAVEKRRPETMRAERPTPMVDGRGGGGEEGVDDKASNFINKFKQQLKLQRLDSFLRYREMLKNE